Proteins encoded in a region of the Clostridium butyricum genome:
- the tmk gene encoding dTMP kinase codes for MKKGLFIVFEGGEGTGKTTAIESIYDWIQEKDLKCIKTREPGGIKISEEIRQVILDKDNTKMDGRTEALLYAAARRQHLVEKVIPALNEGYVVLCDRFIDSSLAYQGFARGLGIDEVMSINKFAIGEYMPDLSILFDLEPKIGLERISTSGEREINRLDLEKIDFHEKVREGYNKVYKENRHRIVKINAEQSKENVLKEIKKILENKFFQL; via the coding sequence ATGAAAAAAGGTTTATTTATAGTTTTTGAAGGTGGAGAAGGAACTGGAAAAACAACAGCAATTGAATCAATATATGATTGGATTCAAGAAAAAGATTTAAAGTGCATAAAAACAAGAGAACCTGGTGGTATAAAAATATCGGAAGAAATAAGACAAGTTATTTTAGACAAAGACAACACTAAGATGGATGGAAGAACAGAAGCGCTTCTTTATGCAGCTGCAAGAAGGCAGCATTTAGTCGAAAAGGTAATTCCAGCATTAAATGAGGGATATGTAGTTCTTTGTGATAGATTTATTGATTCATCTCTTGCATATCAAGGATTTGCAAGAGGGTTAGGAATAGATGAGGTTATGAGCATAAATAAATTTGCTATAGGTGAATATATGCCTGATTTATCTATATTATTTGATTTAGAACCTAAAATTGGTTTAGAGAGAATAAGTACCAGTGGAGAAAGAGAAATTAATAGATTAGATTTAGAAAAGATAGATTTTCATGAAAAAGTAAGAGAAGGATACAATAAAGTTTATAAAGAAAACAGACATAGAATAGTAAAAATAAATGCAGAACAATCTAAAGAGAATGTTTTAAAGGAAATAAAAAAGATACTAGAAAATAAATTTTTTCAGCTATAA
- a CDS encoding DNA polymerase III subunit delta', with amino-acid sequence MRKILGHEGIINGINKRKLNNSFSHANLIVGADGIGKSVIAKYLSNNIIEPRDNAESVDIVRYYPSSSSFGVDDVRHIIDEVSKKPYEGDKKVLILYKCDKMTTQAQNALLKTIEEPPVGVYLILLSDSLETILDTIQSRCQVYKLTPLSKEEILEYIETNFPDIESNDRHAALAFSTGIPGKIDKFINDQKLKELRNTCVELFSDILKREHGLVLKYQELLKNFKDEKYDLLDILILFIRDIMVFKELNNKELVVNFDKIDNIIDISMGITYKKLNSMLEYIKEARINFNSNTNYSMTVSVMLMGFAEV; translated from the coding sequence TTGAGGAAGATACTAGGACATGAAGGTATTATAAATGGAATTAATAAAAGGAAATTAAATAATTCATTTTCTCATGCAAACTTAATTGTTGGTGCTGATGGAATTGGAAAGAGCGTTATTGCAAAGTATCTTTCGAATAATATTATAGAGCCTAGAGATAATGCTGAAAGTGTTGATATAGTAAGATATTATCCTTCTTCATCATCTTTTGGGGTAGATGATGTAAGGCATATTATAGATGAAGTTAGTAAAAAACCTTATGAAGGTGATAAGAAGGTTTTAATTTTATATAAATGTGATAAAATGACTACTCAGGCTCAAAATGCATTACTTAAAACAATTGAAGAGCCTCCAGTAGGCGTATATTTAATATTGTTAAGTGATTCGTTAGAAACTATTTTAGATACAATTCAATCAAGATGTCAGGTATATAAGTTAACACCCCTTTCAAAAGAAGAGATATTAGAATATATAGAAACTAATTTCCCAGATATAGAGTCTAATGATAGGCATGCAGCATTAGCATTTAGTACGGGTATACCTGGAAAGATAGATAAGTTTATTAATGATCAAAAATTGAAGGAATTAAGAAATACTTGTGTAGAACTATTTTCAGATATTCTCAAAAGAGAACATGGATTAGTATTAAAATACCAAGAATTATTAAAAAATTTCAAAGATGAAAAGTATGATCTTCTAGATATATTAATTTTATTTATTAGAGATATTATGGTATTTAAGGAACTTAATAATAAAGAATTGGTTGTTAACTTTGATAAAATAGATAATATTATAGATATATCAATGGGAATAACTTATAAAAAACTTAATAGTATGTTAGAATACATAAAAGAAGCTAGAATAAATTTTAATAGTAATACAAACTATTCAATGACCGTTAGTGTAATGCTGATGGGATTTGCGGAGGTATAA
- a CDS encoding PSP1 domain-containing protein has translation MIKVIGVRFKKAGKIYYFSPTDLDIKRGQYVIVETARGIEFGECVIGIKEISEEEIVSPLKCVIRIADEKDILKHKENKAKEIEALEICLKKIQEHKLDMKLIDVEYTFDNNKVIFYFTADGRVDFRELVKDLATIFKTRIELRQIGVRDEAKMVGGLGPCGRPMCCSTFLGDFASVSIKMAKEQNLSLNPTKISGICGRLMCCLNYEQNTYEEIRKRLPKVGSIVKTEYGNGSVIGNSIVKEMVKVKLKKGDEEVVEEFKIIDVELVTGEYEDTIDENNIKLIVESEEDKKLIKNLINEK, from the coding sequence ATGATAAAAGTAATAGGAGTGAGATTTAAAAAAGCAGGTAAAATTTATTACTTTAGTCCGACTGATCTTGATATAAAAAGAGGACAGTATGTAATAGTAGAAACTGCAAGAGGAATTGAATTTGGAGAATGTGTAATTGGAATAAAGGAAATTAGTGAAGAAGAGATTGTTTCTCCATTAAAATGTGTTATAAGAATTGCAGATGAAAAGGATATTCTTAAACATAAAGAAAATAAAGCAAAAGAAATTGAAGCTTTAGAAATTTGTTTAAAAAAGATACAAGAGCATAAGTTAGATATGAAACTTATAGATGTTGAATACACTTTTGATAATAATAAAGTAATATTTTATTTTACAGCAGATGGAAGAGTTGATTTTAGAGAATTAGTTAAAGATTTAGCTACTATCTTTAAAACAAGGATTGAATTAAGACAAATAGGAGTAAGAGATGAAGCCAAAATGGTGGGAGGTCTTGGACCATGCGGAAGACCAATGTGTTGTTCAACTTTTTTAGGTGATTTTGCATCTGTTTCAATAAAAATGGCTAAAGAACAAAACTTATCGCTTAATCCTACAAAAATTTCTGGAATATGTGGACGTTTAATGTGTTGCTTAAATTATGAACAAAACACTTATGAAGAAATTAGAAAGAGACTACCCAAAGTTGGATCTATTGTCAAAACTGAATATGGAAATGGTTCAGTTATAGGTAATTCAATAGTGAAAGAAATGGTAAAAGTTAAATTGAAAAAAGGCGACGAAGAAGTAGTAGAAGAATTCAAAATTATAGATGTTGAGTTAGTTACAGGAGAATATGAAGATACTATTGATGAAAATAATATAAAGCTAATAGTTGAATCAGAAGAAGATAAGAAGCTTATAAAGAATCTTATAAATGAAAAGTAG
- a CDS encoding cation transporter: MKSVIKILNMNSQKDSKKIQNILIHSTGVIASQTSLIKKEVTVVYDDLSIKIEKIIELIEDLGYLVI, from the coding sequence ATGAAGTCAGTAATAAAAATATTAAATATGAATTCACAGAAAGACTCAAAAAAGATTCAAAATATTTTAATACATAGCACTGGTGTTATAGCAAGTCAGACATCTTTAATAAAAAAGGAAGTAACAGTAGTATATGATGACCTATCAATTAAAATAGAGAAAATAATAGAATTAATAGAAGACTTGGGATATTTAGTAATATAA
- a CDS encoding magnesium transporter CorA family protein: protein MIQIYKSESESNCKLKTLDTIENGSWINIVAPSDEELILISKKTGVNLDLLKSALDDEETSRIEIEDDALLVIVDIPFTEMEDNSLTYDTYPLSIIHTEKQIITVCLKNSKILTDFANQKVKSFYTFKKSRFILQILNRISTYYLIYLRQIDKKSLMIEKRLHKSMKNRELIQLHSLEKSLVYFSTSLKANEITLEKMLKLELMQKYEEDKDVLEDVIIENKQAIEMTEIYSNILASTMDFFASVISNNLNIVMKVLASVTILLAIPTIVSGIYGMNIDYLPFSNGPHSFAIVMTIIAGIATLVAFILYKKDMF, encoded by the coding sequence TTGATTCAAATTTATAAAAGTGAGAGTGAATCTAACTGCAAACTAAAAACACTTGATACTATAGAAAATGGATCTTGGATAAATATAGTAGCTCCATCAGATGAAGAATTAATTCTAATTTCAAAGAAAACAGGAGTAAATTTAGATCTACTAAAATCCGCTCTAGATGATGAGGAAACTTCACGTATAGAAATTGAAGATGATGCTTTGTTAGTAATTGTGGATATTCCCTTTACTGAAATGGAAGATAACTCTTTAACTTATGATACTTATCCATTATCAATAATACATACAGAAAAACAAATAATAACTGTATGTCTTAAAAACAGCAAAATTTTAACAGACTTTGCTAATCAAAAAGTGAAATCTTTTTATACATTTAAAAAATCAAGATTCATATTGCAAATTTTGAACAGGATATCAACATACTACCTTATTTATTTAAGACAAATAGATAAAAAAAGCCTTATGATTGAAAAAAGATTACATAAATCAATGAAAAATAGAGAACTTATCCAATTGCATTCACTTGAGAAATCTCTTGTTTATTTTTCTACTTCTTTAAAGGCTAATGAAATAACACTGGAAAAAATGCTTAAACTTGAATTAATGCAAAAATATGAAGAAGATAAAGATGTTTTAGAAGATGTAATTATAGAAAACAAACAAGCAATCGAAATGACTGAAATTTATAGTAATATACTTGCAAGTACAATGGATTTTTTCGCATCAGTAATATCAAATAATCTTAATATAGTAATGAAAGTGTTGGCTTCCGTTACTATATTACTTGCGATTCCTACTATCGTCAGTGGTATTTATGGTATGAACATTGATTATTTACCATTCTCTAATGGACCACACTCATTTGCTATTGTTATGACAATAATAGCTGGAATAGCCACCTTAGTAGCATTTATACTATATAAAAAAGATATGTTTTAG
- a CDS encoding cyclic-di-AMP receptor, with protein sequence MKLVIAIVEDEDSMDLIDALTDGKYRVTKLATTGGFLKSGNTTLMVGVEEEKVKGVIDIIKDICKKRKEILATPTTLSGGESAYMQQYPVQINVGGATVFVIDVDQFIKI encoded by the coding sequence ATGAAATTAGTAATTGCTATTGTAGAAGATGAAGATTCAATGGATCTGATAGATGCTTTAACAGATGGAAAATACAGAGTAACAAAGCTTGCTACTACAGGGGGATTTCTTAAATCAGGAAATACGACACTTATGGTAGGGGTTGAAGAAGAAAAGGTTAAAGGGGTTATAGATATAATTAAAGATATATGCAAAAAAAGAAAAGAAATACTAGCTACGCCAACAACATTGAGTGGAGGAGAAAGTGCATACATGCAACAGTATCCTGTACAAATAAATGTAGGAGGAGCTACTGTTTTTGTAATTGATGTAGATCAATTTATAAAAATATAA
- a CDS encoding sigma factor G inhibitor Gin, with product MENSIKKCFICGQINCDGIIINGEMICRNCEEKIVNTKVDDSDYDELKDSIKIILFDECKK from the coding sequence GTGGAAAACTCAATAAAAAAATGTTTTATATGTGGACAGATTAATTGTGATGGTATAATAATAAATGGAGAAATGATTTGCAGAAATTGTGAAGAAAAAATTGTAAATACAAAAGTAGATGATTCGGATTATGATGAACTTAAAGATTCAATAAAAATAATTTTATTTGATGAATGCAAAAAATAA